Part of the Chloracidobacterium sp. genome is shown below.
CGGTGGTTTCGGCACGACGGGGCGCGGTATGTGGAGGAGCGGCCGGCTGGGGAGCGGCTGTGGGTGGGGGAGGCTGGGTTGTTTGTGGGGGCGTGGCGTGGGGAGTACGAGGGGCGGCGTGGTTTGTGGCTGCGGTTTTATGATGCGGACGGGGCGTTGATTCCGACCAAGGCGGAGCGGGAAGCGTTGGAGCGCGAAGCGAAGGAGCGGGAGCGGCAGGCGAAGGAAGCCGCGCTTCGGCAAGCCGAGCAGGAACGCCAGGCGAAGGAAGCCGCGTTGCAAGCAGTGGAGCAGGAACGTGCCGCCAAGGAGCGAGAACGCGCCGCTAAGGAACGAGAGCGCAAGGCGAAGGAAGCCGCACTTCGGCAAGCCGAGCAGGAACGGCAAGCCAAGGAAGCTGCCTTGCAGGAACTCGAACGCCTCAAAGCCAAACTCCGCGATTTGAACCGCGCCGAGTAGACTACTTCCCGAAATCAAGTAGCGAGTTAGCCCACACTTGATGCCGCCTCCAACCGAGTCTTGCTCCGACCGGCGCAACAATTTCGGCCGCGCGCTGACGCGCGCGGCTCAAGGGAAAAGACTCAAGCGGAATCACACGGAGGGTTACGGCGCGCCGACCGTCACGCGCAAACCGATGCCGCTGTACCGGGCCGTCGGCGTGCCGAAGGCGCGGTCGGCGGCGCGGCAGAAGAAGGCGCTTTCGTTCCACGACCCGCTGCGCAGGACCCGCTTCTCCCCGCTCCCCGGACCTCGCGGATCATCCACAGGGCTATTCCGGTAGTAATCCTTGCCGTACCAATCCGCGCACCACTCCCACACGTTCCCGTGCATGTCGTACAACCCCCACACGTTCGGGCGCTTTTGTCCCACCGGGTGCGTCCGATTGCCGCTGTTCTTGTCATACCACTCCTGCGCCTCCAGCACTGCTTCCCTGTCACCGCTGGAGTACGCTCCGGTCGTCCCCGCCCGAAGGCATACTCCCACTCCGCCTCCGTCGGCAGCCGATACACCAAACCTTTCCCCGTCCGCCCTGTGCATTCAGCCGCGCCAGAAACGCCTGACAATCCTCCCGAGTCACCTCCTCTCAGGACACGCCGGGCAATCCTCGAACTCACTCGGATTATTCCCCATCACCGCCGCCCACTGCGCCTGCGTCACTTCGTACTTCCCCAGCCAAAACGGCTTGGTGATTCTCACGCGGTGCTGAAACTCGTCATCCCCTCGACCCGCTTCACCCACCGGCGACCCCATGCAAAACGCGCCGGCGGGGATATAGACCACCTCGATGCCGTAGGCGACTTTTCGCACCGTCCCCGGCGCAGGCGCTTTGGGCGGTACCGGTTACGCTTGTTCGCTACCCGGCTGTGGCGTCACCGGGCGTCTTCGCTGCTGCGCCAGCAGAGGCAGGGTACACACGACGACGCACAGCAGAACCGCCGGCCACGCCCGCCAAAATCCGCCTCACCGCTTTCTTATGTCTGTCATCATCAGGGTTTGTTTCTCGTATGCTTTCTAGTCAGTGTTTTCTTGTTGACTGGGTCAACCCACAGCGCGGGCCGGCAATCTAGCAGCGATGGGGCAAAACACGCGCCCTAAAAAACGCAACCGCCTGCGGCGGAAACCCTTCGTTCGCCACGTGCCCTACACGCTTTGGCTGATGACGCACCTAAGGTACACAAAGCTCCAAGGCTTTGAAAAACCTTGTGCAACACTTTGCCTAACCGTGATTTCAACCGCCTGACAAACCTGCGCCGGACGCTAAGTGACGGCCTGCTGGCGCGTTGACGCGCTTGGCGAACAACTGGTAGCTTTTGCTCAAAACACACACCGCTACAAAGCCAACTTCTTCTAAGTTCTCTCACGGAATGAATCAGGGCGAGATAGACACCTCTCGGTGAGTCTGACGGGGACTACAACCAATGTGTCTCTCACCAAATAGACGCTAAAGTCGTCTCGAACGCATCTCCCACTTTGTTTGTGAAGAAACAGACGCTTAGGCGCACCCGCCGCTTGCACGCGACGATTCCTGCGTGCGTACCGTCATCTGCAGCGCCCCTCCTTTGCGCCGCCGGTCGGCGGTGGCGGCGGTTGGCTCGTTCATGCCGCGCCTTGACCAGCATTCTCGCTTTCGGGATCGGCTTCAAGTAAAAAACACTCTTGCCCAACCCTGACAAACACACCGAGGCTTTTCCATGACACCGCATGTTGCGCCATACAAGAATGTGTATCGGTTCATCGACGGTCACGCCGACGGCGACGGCGCGATGAAAGACCTGCTGGGCGGCAAAGGCGCGGGACTGGCCGAGATGACGTTGGCCGGCCTGCCCGTACCGCCCGGTTTCACCATCACAACGGAGGTGTGCCGGCGCTACTACGCGGCGGGCAATCAACTG
Proteins encoded:
- a CDS encoding formylglycine-generating enzyme family protein: MGVCLRAGTTGAYSSGDREAVLEAQEWYDKNSGNRTHPVGQKRPNVWGLYDMHGNVWEWCADWYGKDYYRNSPVDDPRGPGSGEKRVLRSGSWNESAFFCRAADRAFGTPTARYSGIGLRVTVGAP
- a CDS encoding SUMF1/EgtB/PvdO family nonheme iron enzyme, which encodes MRKVAYGIEVVYIPAGAFCMGSPVGEAGRGDDEFQHRVRITKPFWLGKYEVTQAQWAAVMGNNPSEFEDCPACPERR